Part of the bacterium genome, AGGCAGAACATCACAACGGCGGCGAACATGCCGCGCCGAAGAATGAGGAGCACGACTCCGGTAAAGGGAAGGTATGAGTACCGTTACACCGTACGCCGAAGCGCCGCTGATTCCGGAAAAGGTGACGATGGGCGACGTCACCGAGACGATTCTCAAACCTACCGAGCGGATGCCGGGAATTGGATGGTGGTCGTTATTCCTTGTTGCGGTTGGCATGTTGTCCGTGGGCGTGCTTAGCGTTGCGATACAGATGTATCGCGGGGTGGGAGTCTGGGGCATAAACCATCCCATCGGGTGGGCGTTCGATATCACCAATTTCGTATTCTGGGTTGGTATCGGACACGCCGGAACGCTAATCTCGGCAATTCTATTTCTACTCCGGCAGAAGTGGCGCACTTCGATCAATCGGTCGGCTGAAGCGATGACCATCTTTGCTGTTATCACCGCATTGATGTTTCCACTCTTGCATACCGGTCGTCCATGGTTAGCGATATACTGGTTGCTGCCCTATTGGCCGAACGAACGGTTATTGTGGGTGAACTTCCGCAGCCCGCTCTTATGGGATGTGTTTGCGGTATCGACTTACTTCACGATTTCGCTTTGTTTCTGGTTTACCGGCTTGATTCCCGATATCGCAGCAATGCGGGAACGGGCACAAGGCAAAATCCGAAAAAAGATTTTAGGTTTGCTCTCCATCGGCTGGAGCGGCACGATGCGGCAGTGGGTACACTTTGAAAAAGCGTATCTACTTTTTGCCGGTCTCGCTACTCCATTGGTGTTGTCGGTTCACACTATCGTTTCGTTTGACTTTGCAACCTCGATTATGCCCGGATGGCATACGACAATCTTCCCGCCCTACTTCGTCGCCGGTGCAATTTTCGGCGGATTCGCCATGGTGATGGTGCTGCTCGTTCCGTTACGCAAGGCGTTCGGGCTCGAGGAAATGATTACCATCAAACACCTTGAGTTCATGAATAAAATCATGCTCGCAACCGGTATGATGGTTAGTTACGCCTATGCGACCGAATTCTTTATGGCGTGGTATAGCGAGAACCAATACGAACGCTTCGTGTTCTGGAATCGGTTGACCGGACATTACTGGTGGACGGTGTGGTTGATGATAACATGTAATGCGATTATTCCCCAGCTCTTCTGGTTCAAGAAAATGCGAACCTCGATTCCCGTGATGTTCGGGGTTGCCATTATGATCAACGTCGGCATGTGGTTTGAACGTTTCAACATTATTGTTACATCGCTCGCACAGGACTTCTTGCCGTCGAACTGGGCGTTTTACGAACCGACCATCTTTGATTTCGGTGTCACAATCGGTTCGTTCGGATTGTTCTTCACATTGTTCTTGTTATTCATTCGGGTGTTACCAACGCTCTCATTAGCGGAAGTTAAATCGGTATTGCTAAGGCCAGCTGGCGATAAGCACCGGAAGGAGTCGACACATGCTTAAGATCAAGGATGTGTTAGCGCAGATTATGCCTCCGGCGAAAGTACCGCTGACGATTGGCTATTTCGATTCTCCGGAGCATTTAGTCGAGGCGGCGGAGCATGCGATGGATAATGGCTTCAAAGATGTCGACGCCATTACGCCGTATCCCATTCACGGACTCGCGGAAGTCTTGAAGATTTCCGATTCGATGATACCTTGGGCGACGCTTGGTGCTGGTTTATCAGGAGCAGCGCTAATGTTGTGGGTGCAATGGTATACCAGTGCGGTCGATTACCCGTTGAATGTTGGTGGGAAGCCATTGTTCTCTTGGCCAGCATTTGCGCCAATTACCTTTGAAGGTGGTGAGCTGATCGGTGGTGTCACCACATTTGTGATGTTGCTGATTACTGCTTACATGGCACGTCCGCATGCCGTCATTAAGAATAAACTTGATCCAAAATTGACTGATAATCGGTTTGCTTTACTCATTCCCAATTTTTCCCATGGTGATGATGTAAAAGCGATGGAGTTTTTGAAAGGACAAGGCGCCGATGAGATTCGTCAACTCCCGGTCTGATCGCAGCGCGTTCCGGCGCACGACTTGGTCTTCGATAAGCGCAATCGTTATCCTCGCGGTTGTAGTATTGCTCATGAGTGGATGCGGGCCTCGCACTCGAACGGAGTTGGAGTTTGCTCCTCAGATGTACCGCAGTCCAGCTTACAAAGCGCAGGAGTATAACCCCATTACCGCCGAATTGTCGGTGATGCGGAAGCCTCCGGTCGGATCGGTTGCGATAAATGAGCATCCCTATCGCTATACATTAGCAGATTCGTTATTGCAAGACCAGATGGCGAATCCGTTTCCGGCAACCGAAGAGGTGCTCAAAGTCGGAAAGAAATACTAC contains:
- the nrfD gene encoding polysulfide reductase NrfD: MSTVTPYAEAPLIPEKVTMGDVTETILKPTERMPGIGWWSLFLVAVGMLSVGVLSVAIQMYRGVGVWGINHPIGWAFDITNFVFWVGIGHAGTLISAILFLLRQKWRTSINRSAEAMTIFAVITALMFPLLHTGRPWLAIYWLLPYWPNERLLWVNFRSPLLWDVFAVSTYFTISLCFWFTGLIPDIAAMRERAQGKIRKKILGLLSIGWSGTMRQWVHFEKAYLLFAGLATPLVLSVHTIVSFDFATSIMPGWHTTIFPPYFVAGAIFGGFAMVMVLLVPLRKAFGLEEMITIKHLEFMNKIMLATGMMVSYAYATEFFMAWYSENQYERFVFWNRLTGHYWWTVWLMITCNAIIPQLFWFKKMRTSIPVMFGVAIMINVGMWFERFNIIVTSLAQDFLPSNWAFYEPTIFDFGVTIGSFGLFFTLFLLFIRVLPTLSLAEVKSVLLRPAGDKHRKESTHA
- a CDS encoding DUF3341 domain-containing protein, encoding MLKIKDVLAQIMPPAKVPLTIGYFDSPEHLVEAAEHAMDNGFKDVDAITPYPIHGLAEVLKISDSMIPWATLGAGLSGAALMLWVQWYTSAVDYPLNVGGKPLFSWPAFAPITFEGGELIGGVTTFVMLLITAYMARPHAVIKNKLDPKLTDNRFALLIPNFSHGDDVKAMEFLKGQGADEIRQLPV
- a CDS encoding cytochrome c, whose translation is MRFVNSRSDRSAFRRTTWSSISAIVILAVVVLLMSGCGPRTRTELEFAPQMYRSPAYKAQEYNPITAELSVMRKPPVGSVAINEHPYRYTLADSLLQDQMANPFPATEEVLKVGKKYYDVYCIVCHGPKGDGMGYIIPKGMQMPPSYVTGAARSWSDGRMYHLITRGRGNMASYAYQLTPEQRWAVVHYIRALQRAGNPSTADLQKFKSGGIGFENDEPDTTYGVLWPKK